A portion of the Acipenser ruthenus chromosome 38, fAciRut3.2 maternal haplotype, whole genome shotgun sequence genome contains these proteins:
- the LOC131707120 gene encoding G2/M phase-specific E3 ubiquitin-protein ligase-like: protein MDDIGVSEGAVDLGGPRREFLTMLMESLHQGSLFVGPDHAKFLNYISGLMVSDDYFYAGMTIATSLVHGGPGPQFLSPVLFEALSSTPESTFVAVQDIPDMDIRNYLEKLLTYQEEHSNTADLFEPIQTLMQLAGTHKVIRNADDYRKIAEETAHWYIFGRTRAAFERLKEGLKTLGVLDAMTKYPNAFKHVMCYTEDTLTAKTFDNIFRPVLHPLGSNKRGTENLVLSHWKDFIQELQDVTLKSLLFFITGCKTVPPLGFRPEPTVDFLHDAEDNGEKSRFPKANTCNCTLFLPTIHVVYEEFTEAMRYAVLNCQGFGFA from the exons ATGGACGATATAGGAGTGAGCGAAGGAGCCGTCGACCTCGGAGGACCAAGGAGAGAATTTTTAACCATGCTAATGGAGTCCTTGCACCAAGGAAGCCTCTTTGTGGGACCAGACCATGCCAAGTTCCTAAACTACATTAGTGGAT TGATGGTCTCGGATGACTATTTTTATGCGGGTATGACTATTGCAACATCACTGGTTCATGGAGGACCTGGCCCACAGTTCTTATCACCAGTACTTTTTGAGGCGCTTTCAAGTACACCCGAGTCCACATTTGTGGCAGTGCAAGATATCCCTGATATGGACATAAGGAACTATCTGGAGAAG cttcTAACTTACCAGGAAGaacattcaaacacagcagaCTTATTTGAACCAATCCAAACTCTGATGCAGCTGGCTGGAACACACAAAGTTATCCGTAATGCTGATGATTATCGCAAGATTGCTGAAGAAACTGCACATTGGTACATTTTTGGaagaacacgggcagcatttgagAG ATTAAAGGAAGGGCTGAAAACTCTAGGTGTACTGGATGCTATGACCAAGTATCCCAATGCATTCAAGCATGTCATGTGCTACACAGAAGACACCCTCACAGCCAAGACATTTGATAATATCTTCCGCCCTGTTCTACACCCATTGGGCTCCAATAAAAGGGGAACAGAAAATCTTGTATTGTCTCACTGGAAAGACTTTATACAAGAACTACAAG aTGTCACATTGAAGTCACTACTATTCTTTATTACTGGCTGCAAGACCGTACCACCACTGGGATTCAGACCAGAACCCACTGTAGATTTTTTACATGATGCTGAGGACAATGGAGAGAAATCAAGATTTCCAAAGGCAAATACATGCAACTGCACGCTGTTTTTACCAACTATACATGTAGTTTATGAAGAATTCACTGAAGCCATGAGATATGCTGTTCTAAATTGTCAGGGCTTTGGCTTTGCATAG